Within the Gigantopelta aegis isolate Gae_Host chromosome 8, Gae_host_genome, whole genome shotgun sequence genome, the region taataaaaattaatttttaaaattttaattttatattaaatttaaataatgtttttattaattaaatgatCTGTAACTGGTCCTCAATTTCTAGCATTTGCTTCCAGATTAAAATGAGAGAAGGCGAGATTGTTTCCAttccacaaaattaatttcgaGCCTTGAATATAACAATagaaaaattgcaacaaaccaccaggggcaggatgtagcccagtggtaaagcacttgcttaacgtgcggtcagtctaggatcaatccctgttgatggggcccattgggctattactcgttccagacagtgcaccacgactcatatatcaaaggccatggtatatattatcctgtcagtgggatggtgcacgtaaaagatcccttactactaatggaaaaatgttgcagatttcctctccaggactatatgtcagaattaccaaatgtttaacatccaatagctgatgatcgatacatcaatgtgctctaatggtgttattaaacaaaacaaactttaacaaactacCACATCACATGTATgttctctaccactgagctactacTGGTCTCCAGTGCTGTGGTGTGGAAACAGTCTAGTAGATGATGCTTTgtgattttaattatgattatatggtgtcaaacatatggttaaaggtagagtaaactcaaacaagagatttatgtgttggaaagatgcatacccggaccaccaacacatacggacactttaacaaatgaaaaatgcgtaattttagagtgaataaaaaaacatgatcaTTCCTGCTAattgggggcagccattttgttttgtttttgtgacgtctggtggtatagcttggggcgaagtgatgtcagctccgtccatctgctctatgcacagtgtaaacaaacactctaatttacgacaaggtactttactttcatcaacctgacttgtaaaacaacataaatgacttgatagtataataaactatttaactgaatatatttcaatttgcatctatagaatgaaatggagttacagtatttttcttttttaaaaaagccaaagaaaaaaatgcatattattaagcctattgCTATGCTACGtttgagcaaaaacgaccactcacgatacccaagtgataattttcttttctttgggactatgtaattggtcagttttgtgattttagatgggaaagtctacttaatcaagggttttacagaattacttacaataataaagcaagacggctgatcgattacgattagaggggtgtccatgcggttaacacacaataccctgtgatcttaataaaagagtcaacatctttttagtgtgtctagacagtgtctggggaccgtctaaatatacacctgccaatcaggaaccacaggtacaggccacggaaagaaacgaccaattaactaagaaaacactccgattattatttcagtacgtgggttaatttatgtacaaaccataatagttatttccaacactttgacaatgatggtttattttgtattaaatataatatataattgttgctggcttactgggatgactattattacagaatattgcgattcatccgcaaaaatcaggtatgttttatttcttcagttcgaagactaattcctgacgtgacacgttatgtattacataaccaccagctcaccagagggcgtattcactgggatggtacaaaatggctgcgcccgttatatataatagccgtcacatttaaccgttttattaattaactatatgattatacttgttgatattaagcaataatgtgcattatatatcgttgaatacaataccaggtcaaatgccttgattgtcccctcctttaaggacttttaaggaccacacagatattgagaggaaatccactgtcgccactttatggacttctacttttcaattagcagcaagggatcttttaaatgcaccatcccacagacagggtagtacataccacaacctttgttacaccagttgtggagcactggctggaacgagaaatagtccaatgggtccaccgaggggaatcaatcctggaccgaccgcgcatcaagcgaacgctttaccactgggctatgtcctgccccaacTGCCAAGAAAGTACAATACATATAGTCATTCTATGagaacagttaaaagtttgtctttgtttaaccatactactagagcacactgattaattaattaatcatcagctattggatgtcaaacatttggtaattctgactcgtagtcatcaaaggaaacctgctacatttttctattagcagcaaggcaacttttatatgaactttctcacagacgggaaagcacataccacggccattggccggttgtggtgcactgtacAAACAATCCAGCaacgtaagcacctcaggcgagaggtcaaccgactgagctaaatcccgccccctcttTGAGAAGTCTACACACAAAACAGAAACcaaacacataattatatatttattattttacatccacaccaataaaacaattaacattcaCACGTGATGATGTACATTTACAGTTTGAACGTTTGTCTGAATTAATTTCTGCACTAACCCATCAACCGTTTCTTCTGGACATATATAACTAACGGACAAAACTGTAATAACTGCTTTACTGCTGTGCATTTCCAACACAAGAAAACTATTGTAAATCAGGAAGTGTTAGCGAGCATAAGATGTTAGCGAATTGGCGAGGTCAGACAAgatgctaatatttcatgatgctaaatttaaagagacatacaacAGACTGTGATTAACTGAACTCACCACAATGGTTATACactattgattaaaccaaacGGATAGCAAACGACAATGGTTAGTTAGAATGCACATTACTGTACTTTTCTATTAAATTTGATTTTGCTAAATTTTAACATCGCTaatattttgtgatttacaGTACTTTCCAAATGATCCTAATGTTATTTTTCCTTGAATTCTCATTCAATGCCGCCAATCTACAAAACAAATCTTCAAAATATCAATACTGTGAACAATGACTTTCTGTCTCTCTTGTTACTTAGAGCTCATTTGAGTTGGAATAGCCCCAGGCATCATTCCAGGCAGTAAATGTCCTTGTGTGCCAGACACAGCTGCATTGGGTCCAAGAAGAATCTGAAATTAAGAGTTTTTGGAACGTTAATAATATTCTAATGGTCCAGCACAGAAGTGGAGTTTTCTACTGTAACCCagttaaaggcacagaccctagtttcagcccgtaaaaatggacactaagttttagttaatctacaaacctgggccccgttccacgaaccgatcttagtcctaagagcaccttaagtgcataactaccgtatgcaactaagatgatcttagcgctaaaatcgcttcgtggaaAAGGTCCCTGCAACACACagttggatatggttataacagagagaagctaaagtctgtgatgtttaaacagggaaatactgtcaaaaataactaaagcttgtctcattaaccattacctctTAGAAagaacgtgcatttttaaaaactagggtatgtcgctttaaattGTGTAAGGGACATTCTATTGGAAACTGGATCTTAACTATCTCTCTAATCTTATGTCTCTGTCAGTAGCTCTAACCAAACCCAGTGTGATAGTATATGCTTATGAGCATTCATTCAACTAATCAAAACACTAGTGGCATCAAATTTCAAGGCACTAAGCAAGGCATCATGCATTTAGAATGTGAAGCACTAGCCTGATGTACAAATGATCTAagatctaagatcgatcccagtcagtggacccattgggctatttctcgttccagccagtgttccacaactggtgttaaaAAGGTTGTGTTATGTACTATTagcctatctgtgggatggtgcattcaaaagatcctttgatacaaatcaaaaagagtaacccgTGAATTGGGGCAGCCTAATTTATTAAACTATCTcaactttgtgatctcacaGTGCACTGCAAAAAGGAAGGTGTGATTTCGCTAAAAGAGATCTTAAGAGACCTCTGTGAATTAGgccgcaggtttcctctatcattgtctgtgtggtctttaaccacacATCTGATGCCTTATaaccattaaagggactatcAGTTGAACTGTTACAGGTTCTAACTGGGTtataataattgtattcttgtgtttaagaacacacccagtccctacatCAGCTccaaatgtaaaaaataataaaaatcaacctcTATCAAGAGGAATCGAAACCACGGACTCTCATTACGAAGTCCAATgctctatcaactgagctaacagggaaattcccactagctactgccagcaGGAGCACTTTACCAAAACTACTACATTAGCACTCACCTGTCTCTGTTGCTGTAACTGCTGCTCATGGTGCTGTGCCCGCTCAGTCTCAAACACCACTGGAAGTACCATGATTGTGGCAGTGGAGGCGGCAATGAACAGGACACTGCGACTCAGGGAGTATCCCACCTTGCTGGCAGTAACGGCAAACGAGCTCACTGACCCACAGACGTTGCGTAGACCCTCAGGGAACATCTCCGTTAACCCCCATAGCCGCTCAGACAAAGTCTCATCAATATCCtggtgaaaagaaattaattaattaagatgTGAAGATTCAAATATTCAaccgtagcctagtggtaaaacactcacctgatgcactgTCAATTTAAGATCCCCACATATCCACAATTTTGGGGCATTCATTAATTGGtacaataccggcctcggtggcgtcgtggtaggccatcggtctacaggctggtaggtactgggttcggatcccagtcgaggcatggcatttttaatccagataccgactccaaaccctgagttagtgctccgcaaggttcaatgggtaggtgtaaaccacttacaccgaccagtgatccataactggttcaacaaaggccatggtttgtgctatcctgcctgtgggaagcacaaataaaagatctcttgctgcctgtcataaaagagtagcttatgtggcgacagcgggtttcctctccaaatctgtatggtccttaaccatatgcctgacgccatataaccgtaaataaaatgtgttgagtgcgtcgttaaataaaacatttctttcttttacttgctacaaattttgaaaaaacaacataattatgacataatttCAATGGCTTatcttaaattaaataatttggaaACAAATTCAGACCTcactatgaaaaaaaaaaagatgggaGGAATGAATTGTTCCTCTGTAGTGTGACAGCACATCACCAATGAAATTATGTCATGAAGTCTGACAGCAGTTTGCATGCCACTATTAGTTTCGCGTCGCACAAAAAAGACTCGGTCCATATCATTTCAGCACACACGAAAAGGTTAAGATATAACCATACTGaaattgatatttaatcctattgtaatacatgtactaattaaaaaaaacaaatcatgttatgttaaagggacagaccctagtttttaaacactaaggcatatttttcattatgagagccgtttatgatcactgaaatcaaacattacttacattttattgtttagattataaatccatttccgtataaccgaagtgtttctagtcatcctggtgtttctaataccacaaaatgcatttttcatatttttaaaaatgcacgtgtgtttgagaagtaatgattatggtgtagcgttttagtctattttaagggtatttcaacatcacagactcttatttcactctgttgtatccaaatttgttgcaggtttgtaaattaacaaaaacttagtgtctatttttcgggttaaaactagggtctaggtgaaacatatgcttcagtgtttaaaaactagggtctacatGTAGGTGAAACATatatgcctcagtgtttaaaaactagggtctaggtgaaacatatatgcctcagtgtttaaaaactagggtctaggtgaaacatatgcctcagtgtttaaaaactagggtctaggtgaaacatatgcctcagtgtttaaaaactagggtctaggtgaaacatatgcctcagtgtttaaaaactagggtccgtccctttaaaGGTGAGCCAAAAATTACTATCCTTGAactaaacatgtacatataggtCTGAGCTTTCGAACACATATAGGGCCTACATGTATGACACGTTTATCaaccaacatacatgtatacaaattaGATTGTAAAAACATCAACATCAGTCTAATGTGTTTTAGTTCCATGACTAACCTTTGAAACAAATTTAGTTAAATCTCTTtggaattaaatatatttgtggtgtgaatataaaaaaaatattttttaatatgttccCTTTTCTTGATCCtcagtgcacacacacacacacacacacacacacacacacacacacacacacacacacacacacacacacacacacacacaaagtgcactgaacaaaaacaaaacaaaacaaaaaataaaacaaacaacatccaCTAAAAGCATTATATCACCCAACATAATATTGAGGGAGGATGAACTTGCAAATAGTTGGAGGCTAACTGACAATTCGTTTGGAGGCGAACGGACATGGGGTGAACCAAAACTTAGGGCAAACTGGTCAAATTGGATGTGAACAGGCTTTTATAACTATATAGTACAGGTTTCAGGTGAGGGTACCTACCAAAATGACAGTTTCTTACTATCCCCTAAATGACAGATTCTTTCCATCCCCtggaatttttttattgaactttcaataattttgtatggatgaaaatgtatatattatgaagAAAAATGAAAAGTGACTGAGCACTATAAACATAAGCACATAACCACAAACACATTggctatacagacactgatattctaaaaaaaaaaaaatgtaatggatatataatttttgtcaCCAAAAAGGATCTGTTAGACCAAAATATcctacaatggctgcaaactcaggacagacCCTTTGAACAAAAACAAGTACAATGTAATATTGTAGTTCtgttttatgtatatgtaatcTCATCCCAAAACCtcaacatattaatttaataataggcctaaattatatatttgccACTTCAACTTTAATTAGATAGTTCTGAAACATGGTACTATGAATCTctggggcagtcttcacaaagtaataaaacaataatttggaaatttgaatttgtgattttttaaattaaatttttaaattttaaatcgaAATTTACCATTGAAATTGTTAAAGACTATCTTCTTCTAAAGATTTGATTTGATAGTTCTGAAATTAAGTATACTGATTCTtaggggcagtcttcacaaactaataagatattttggaaattgtgaattttaatttgttttattaaattgaaaacatttaaataaaaatgcaatatTTAAAGATTTCCAAGTCTAGATCTTCTACTAAAGTTTTACATTTAAGACAAAttcaaatttaacattaaaaatttgAAAGTCTATCTTGTAGAGATTTTATCTCATGGtgctgaaacttggtacaataagataacatataaatagttttataatttgtaaaatgtcaGACAACCCTATcccaaataataaaa harbors:
- the LOC121378716 gene encoding mitochondrial import receptor subunit TOM22 homolog; the protein is MSSGDAFASGEAPGREFEISKLKELEADEDHEDIDETLSERLWGLTEMFPEGLRNVCGSVSSFAVTASKVGYSLSRSVLFIAASTATIMVLPVVFETERAQHHEQQLQQQRQILLGPNAAVSGTQGHLLPGMMPGAIPTQMSSK